In one window of Romboutsia hominis DNA:
- a CDS encoding MATE family efflux transporter, with protein MSTIALKSNNKGLNKKFVKYVIPSVASMWVSALYVMVDAMFVSKGVGPDALAAVNIAMPYTNFIFALSVLFSIGSSAVISMELGNKDIKNASNYFSITIVGLVIISFIITIISLLFLDEIALFLGATPGILPMVKNYLSIIILFIVFYIVSYALEVLIKTDGYPHLSTIGVIISAITNIVLDYVFVLKFNWGVEGAALATGLARAFSFIFFMFHFFSKNSKLKICKFKFEFSYFKRIMTIGFSDCTTELSIGIVILLFNQCILKFLGEDALVSYSVISYINTLVLSTMLGISQGIQPLCSYYYGTNDKYAIKYLLHLSLKVVLVCSILIFIGCMLFDDFIVLMFIDKSDMNLFNFTKNTFKIFSVSFLLLGFNVVISGFLASLERTADACIISLNRGLFAVSLSLIIMILIFGGNGIWISTIASEGLVLLLSIMLLKRFNKNLDQLTYNSTAHEIKTV; from the coding sequence ATGTCTACAATAGCATTAAAAAGCAATAACAAAGGCTTAAATAAAAAATTTGTTAAATATGTAATTCCTTCTGTTGCTTCCATGTGGGTTTCCGCTTTATACGTAATGGTGGATGCTATGTTTGTTAGTAAAGGAGTTGGACCAGATGCACTTGCAGCTGTTAATATAGCTATGCCTTATACAAACTTTATATTTGCTCTATCAGTTTTATTTTCAATAGGCTCATCAGCCGTTATATCTATGGAACTTGGCAACAAGGATATTAAAAATGCTAGTAATTATTTTTCTATTACAATAGTAGGGCTAGTTATAATATCTTTTATTATAACTATAATTAGTTTATTATTTTTAGATGAAATAGCCTTATTTTTAGGTGCTACACCTGGTATTTTACCTATGGTTAAAAATTATTTAAGTATTATAATTTTATTTATCGTGTTTTACATAGTAAGTTATGCACTAGAAGTATTAATCAAAACAGATGGTTATCCCCATTTATCTACTATAGGAGTTATAATATCTGCTATAACAAATATAGTTCTTGACTATGTTTTTGTTTTAAAATTTAACTGGGGTGTTGAGGGTGCTGCACTTGCTACTGGCCTTGCACGTGCTTTTTCTTTTATATTTTTTATGTTCCATTTTTTTAGTAAAAATTCTAAGTTAAAAATTTGTAAATTTAAATTTGAGTTTAGTTACTTTAAAAGAATAATGACAATAGGTTTTTCAGATTGTACTACAGAGTTGAGTATAGGTATTGTTATACTTTTATTTAATCAGTGTATACTTAAATTCTTAGGAGAAGATGCTTTAGTAAGTTATAGTGTTATTTCTTATATAAACACTTTAGTGTTATCTACTATGCTTGGTATATCCCAAGGGATTCAGCCATTATGTAGTTATTATTATGGAACTAACGACAAATATGCTATAAAATATTTACTTCACCTTTCACTTAAGGTTGTTTTAGTATGTTCAATTTTAATATTTATAGGGTGTATGTTATTTGATGATTTTATAGTCCTTATGTTTATAGATAAATCTGATATGAATTTATTTAATTTTACAAAAAACACTTTTAAGATTTTTTCAGTATCTTTCTTATTACTAGGCTTCAATGTGGTTATATCAGGATTTTTAGCATCATTAGAAAGAACTGCTGATGCTTGTATAATATCATTAAATAGAGGTCTTTTTGCTGTGTCTTTATCTTTAATAATTATGATTTTAATATTCGGTGGTAATGGAATATGGATTTCAACAATAGCTTCTGAAGGATTAGTTTTATTATTATCAATTATGCTTTTAAAGAGATTTAATAAAAATTTAGACCAACTTACTTATAACTCTACAGCTCACGAGATAAAAACTGTATAA
- a CDS encoding YoaP domain-containing protein: MTPFTTYNLYYNEKFIKNEVLNEK; the protein is encoded by the coding sequence ATTACACCATTTACAACATATAACTTATATTACAATGAAAAATTTATAAAGAATGAGGTCTTAAATGAAAAGTAA
- a CDS encoding FAD-dependent oxidoreductase, translated as MREYDLIIIGGGASGIICAIEAYKKGIKNILLIEKDNVLGGSLNLSYYNISKQRYITGKTYEKFLLKELEKCEIDIKLDTMVIKIEDENKILCTNPANGIEKIKGKNIILANGAKEGSRKALDMVGDRCSGILTVGMANKILNMGNIVPGKNILIYDKKTLYMIKDELKNRNINVVGIISKDSDVDTYGLTDKVYNNYEIDSIYGEGRIESVKLVKDDKEEIVKCDTLIFARPMLSDGLVAMRSNIKLNPSTTGPEVNDKFMTSMDNVYACGNGIYIHEYIEDIEDECKKLVDNLL; from the coding sequence ATGAGAGAATATGACTTAATTATAATTGGAGGAGGAGCTAGCGGTATAATATGCGCCATAGAAGCTTATAAAAAGGGAATAAAAAATATATTATTAATAGAAAAAGATAATGTATTGGGAGGAAGTTTAAATTTAAGTTATTATAATATAAGTAAACAAAGATATATAACAGGAAAAACTTACGAAAAGTTTTTACTAAAAGAACTTGAGAAATGTGAAATAGATATAAAACTAGATACAATGGTAATAAAGATAGAAGATGAAAATAAAATACTTTGCACAAATCCAGCAAATGGTATAGAAAAGATAAAGGGAAAAAATATAATACTTGCAAATGGTGCTAAAGAAGGTTCAAGAAAAGCATTAGATATGGTAGGAGATAGATGTTCAGGAATACTTACTGTAGGTATGGCAAATAAAATACTTAATATGGGGAATATTGTACCAGGAAAAAATATACTTATATATGATAAAAAAACATTATATATGATAAAAGATGAGTTAAAAAATAGAAATATAAATGTAGTTGGTATAATATCTAAAGATAGTGATGTAGATACTTATGGTTTAACTGATAAAGTATATAATAACTATGAAATAGATTCAATTTATGGAGAAGGAAGAATAGAGAGTGTTAAATTAGTCAAAGACGACAAAGAAGAAATAGTAAAATGTGATACATTAATATTTGCAAGACCTATGTTATCTGATGGTCTAGTTGCCATGAGAAGTAATATAAAATTAAATCCATCAACAACAGGACCAGAGGTTAATGATAAATTTATGACTTCTATGGATAATGTATATGCTTGTGGAAATGGTATATATATACATGAGTATATAGAAGATATAGAAGATGAATGTAAAAAACTTGTTGACAATCTTTTATAA
- a CDS encoding PepSY domain-containing protein encodes MKFNKSVAIGLGVIVICGAGLSYWLMRNSDAVLSQEQAQEIILQKVPNGNIVEIAYENDDTPKYNSKVSKDNVVYEVDVDAKTGDIVEYEQEIIQNNNTNNKTNNSSEKLISEKEAKDIMLKKVPDATIKSIHLDKDHDGDEYKGVLVKGNEKYEITVNAKTKEVKEFSHEMISKSDKEYGQLEIND; translated from the coding sequence ATGAAATTTAATAAATCAGTAGCCATAGGGCTAGGGGTAATTGTAATATGTGGAGCTGGATTAAGTTATTGGCTAATGAGAAATAGTGATGCCGTTTTATCACAAGAACAAGCGCAAGAAATAATACTACAAAAAGTACCAAATGGAAATATAGTAGAGATAGCCTATGAAAATGATGATACACCAAAATATAATTCAAAAGTATCTAAAGATAATGTAGTCTATGAAGTAGATGTAGATGCAAAAACTGGTGATATAGTTGAATATGAGCAAGAAATTATTCAAAATAATAATACAAACAATAAAACAAATAACAGTAGCGAAAAACTAATAAGTGAAAAAGAAGCTAAGGATATAATGTTAAAAAAAGTTCCTGATGCTACTATAAAAAGTATTCATTTAGATAAAGATCATGATGGTGATGAATATAAAGGAGTACTTGTAAAAGGTAATGAAAAATATGAAATAACTGTGAATGCTAAAACTAAAGAAGTAAAAGAATTTAGTCATGAGATGATAAGTAAAAGCGATAAAGAGTATGGACAATTAGAGATAAATGACTAA
- a CDS encoding MATE family efflux transporter translates to MEKRIDLTNGKILDKLIKLALPIMGTSFIQMAYNMIDMIWVGKAGSSAVAAVGTAGFFPWLAMAFVMISKIGGEVKVAQSIGEGNLDKTRSYIKSAIEINIILSTLYTLFLIVFNKGLIGFFRLGDIKVIDMSRTYLYIVSLGMIFYFINPVFTAIFNGMGNSKTPFKINAVGLITNIILDPILILGLFGFPKLGVAGAAIATVVAQIVVTSLFIYRIKKDDYGYFKIKLFRNIEITYYKILYKVGLPVALQSGLFTGFSMLLGVVVASFGPVAVAVQKVGSQIESISWMTAEGLSSSLSSFIGQNYGAKKFDRVNKGFKLTLILAIILGFINTLILVFLGKQVFTIFIQEEMAIKEGTIYLKILGYSQLFMCIEIITSGAFKGLGKTSIPSIISIIFTGLRVPTAYLISNPRLLGLTGVWWSITISSIIKGILMLGVFIFMKRKKKLYDDYNTKGELSHQY, encoded by the coding sequence TTGGAAAAGAGAATAGATTTAACTAATGGTAAGATATTAGATAAATTAATAAAGTTAGCACTTCCTATAATGGGGACGTCATTTATACAAATGGCTTATAACATGATAGATATGATCTGGGTTGGCAAGGCTGGTAGTAGTGCAGTTGCAGCAGTTGGAACAGCAGGATTTTTTCCTTGGTTAGCTATGGCATTTGTAATGATATCCAAAATTGGTGGGGAAGTTAAAGTTGCACAAAGTATTGGTGAAGGAAATCTTGATAAAACGAGATCTTATATAAAATCAGCTATAGAAATAAATATTATACTATCAACATTATATACATTATTTTTAATAGTGTTTAATAAAGGATTAATAGGATTTTTTAGATTAGGTGATATAAAAGTTATAGATATGTCTAGAACATACTTATATATAGTATCTTTAGGAATGATATTTTATTTTATAAATCCAGTATTTACAGCTATATTTAATGGAATGGGTAATAGTAAAACTCCATTTAAAATAAATGCGGTAGGTCTTATAACTAATATTATACTAGACCCAATACTTATACTTGGTTTGTTTGGTTTTCCTAAACTTGGAGTAGCAGGAGCTGCTATTGCAACAGTCGTAGCACAAATAGTAGTTACATCTTTATTTATATATAGAATAAAAAAGGATGATTATGGATATTTTAAAATAAAACTATTTAGAAATATAGAAATAACATATTATAAAATACTATACAAAGTAGGGCTTCCAGTAGCTCTACAAAGTGGATTGTTTACAGGATTTTCTATGTTACTAGGAGTGGTTGTGGCGTCATTTGGACCAGTAGCAGTAGCTGTTCAAAAGGTAGGATCTCAAATAGAGTCTATATCATGGATGACAGCAGAAGGTTTATCTTCATCTTTATCTAGCTTTATTGGGCAAAATTATGGGGCTAAAAAGTTTGACAGAGTTAATAAAGGATTTAAGTTAACTTTAATATTAGCTATAATACTTGGATTTATAAACACTTTAATATTAGTCTTTTTAGGAAAGCAGGTATTTACTATATTTATACAAGAAGAAATGGCTATTAAAGAAGGAACTATTTATCTTAAAATACTTGGATATTCTCAATTGTTTATGTGTATAGAAATAATAACATCAGGAGCTTTTAAAGGACTTGGTAAAACTTCAATACCATCTATAATAAGTATTATATTTACAGGACTTAGAGTACCAACAGCTTACTTAATATCAAATCCAAGATTACTTGGACTTACTGGAGTTTGGTGGAGTATAACTATAAGTAGTATAATTAAGGGAATATTGATGCTTGGTGTGTTTATATTTATGAAAAGAAAAAAGAAATTATATGATGATTATAATACTAAAGGAGAGTTAAGTCATCAGTATTAA
- a CDS encoding MerR family transcriptional regulator, which translates to MKRYYKIGELVKTYNIGRDAIKYYEELEILKPTRDKNGYRLYSIDDVCKLNLIRELRNLNIPMKEIKKYLEKRDIESTKKMLKEEMNIIENKIEILLNQKRNIQSRLKVIEQSINKNDFETLKVKYYDERKALVVGGNVDCNESVDYLIQKLRKELEDNFYIIGNNNIGSIFDSKSIEKGRIDKYKHVIAFLEDDSEISNFSLKKGDYISCTYKGKYENNRKYLKAMYNYAKENGYKIVGDPIEIYDVDIYETSNEDEFITSLEVRIEKI; encoded by the coding sequence ATGAAGCGCTATTATAAAATTGGAGAATTAGTAAAAACTTACAATATAGGAAGAGATGCTATCAAATATTATGAAGAACTTGAAATATTAAAGCCAACTAGAGATAAAAATGGATATAGATTATATAGTATAGATGATGTATGTAAACTAAATTTAATAAGAGAACTTAGAAATTTAAATATACCTATGAAAGAAATAAAAAAATATCTTGAAAAGAGGGATATAGAGTCTACTAAAAAAATGCTAAAAGAAGAAATGAACATAATTGAAAATAAAATAGAAATATTACTAAATCAAAAAAGAAATATTCAAAGTAGGCTAAAAGTAATAGAACAAAGTATCAACAAAAATGATTTTGAAACATTAAAAGTGAAATATTATGATGAGCGAAAAGCATTAGTAGTTGGGGGAAATGTAGATTGTAATGAAAGTGTAGATTATCTTATTCAAAAACTGAGAAAAGAGCTTGAAGATAATTTTTATATAATAGGAAACAACAATATAGGTTCTATATTTGATAGTAAAAGTATAGAAAAAGGAAGAATAGATAAGTATAAGCATGTAATTGCTTTTTTAGAAGATGATAGTGAAATATCTAATTTTAGCCTGAAAAAAGGTGATTACATAAGTTGTACCTATAAAGGAAAATACGAAAATAATAGAAAATATTTAAAAGCTATGTATAACTATGCAAAAGAAAATGGCTATAAGATAGTAGGCGATCCTATAGAAATATATGATGTTGATATATATGAGACTAGTAATGAAGATGAGTTTATAACTAGTTTAGAAGTGAGAATAGAAAAAATATGA
- a CDS encoding threonine aldolase family protein: MYSLKNDYSEGAHPKILEAIVKTNLEQSEGYGKDTYCEKASELIKEKLKNDNVDIHFLCGGTQTNLTAISAFLRPYEAVISANTGHILVHETGAIESTGHKVISVDSTDGKLKKEDILSVLKEHTDEHMVKPKLVYISNSTEIGTIYTKSELEELSYVCRKNNLLLYMDGARLGSALCVKENDLTLSEISYLTDAFYIGGTKNGALFGEALVICKDSLKEEFRFNIKQKGAMMAKSRLLGIQFLELFKDDLFFEIGKHENDMADILKKEISELGYKFLVDSPSNQLFPIFKNEIIEKLEEDYSFSLWSEIDENSSCIRLVTSWATQKENVIKFIEDLEKYSI; this comes from the coding sequence ATGTATAGTTTAAAAAATGATTATAGTGAAGGGGCACATCCTAAAATACTTGAGGCAATAGTAAAAACTAACCTAGAACAAAGTGAAGGTTATGGAAAAGACACTTACTGTGAAAAAGCGAGTGAATTAATTAAAGAAAAGTTAAAAAATGATAATGTAGATATACATTTTCTATGTGGAGGAACTCAAACTAATTTAACAGCTATCTCTGCATTTTTAAGACCTTATGAGGCAGTAATATCGGCTAATACTGGTCATATATTAGTACATGAAACAGGAGCAATAGAATCAACAGGACACAAGGTTATTTCTGTTGATTCTACAGATGGCAAATTAAAAAAAGAAGATATATTATCAGTACTTAAAGAACATACTGATGAGCATATGGTAAAGCCTAAACTTGTATATATATCTAATTCAACAGAAATAGGAACAATATATACTAAAAGCGAGCTAGAAGAATTAAGTTATGTTTGTAGAAAAAATAATTTATTATTATATATGGATGGTGCAAGACTAGGTTCTGCATTATGTGTTAAAGAAAATGATTTAACTTTAAGTGAGATTTCATATTTAACTGATGCATTTTACATAGGTGGAACTAAAAATGGAGCATTATTTGGAGAGGCTTTAGTTATATGTAAGGATTCATTAAAAGAAGAATTTAGATTTAATATAAAGCAAAAAGGTGCAATGATGGCTAAGAGTAGATTACTTGGGATACAGTTTTTAGAGTTATTTAAAGATGATTTATTCTTTGAAATAGGTAAGCATGAAAATGACATGGCAGATATATTAAAAAAAGAAATTAGTGAATTAGGATATAAATTTTTAGTAGATTCACCATCTAATCAATTATTCCCAATATTTAAAAATGAAATTATAGAAAAGCTAGAAGAAGATTATTCATTTAGTCTATGGAGTGAAATAGATGAAAATAGTTCATGTATAAGGCTCGTTACATCTTGGGCAACACAAAAAGAAAATGTTATAAAATTTATTGAAGATTTGGAAAAATATTCTATCTAA
- a CDS encoding NAD(P)/FAD-dependent oxidoreductase produces MKDIAVIGAGVVGCAIARELSKYDLDVAIIDRNKDVAEGISKANSGIIHGGYNEKQGTLKAKLNLRGNEMMDDLANKLQFPFKRNGALVLAFNEEELESIKKLKSNGEEIGVKGLEILDKEKVLSIEKNINKDVLGALHVKTSGIVSPYEMALAFAENAVENGVDFILGKAVVDIKLENNIYKIHLEDEEVIESKIVVNASGLCGAHLNNLVSEIKYEIEPVKGEYCLFDKVSGNLCEKTLFQVPSKLSKGVLVTPTVDGNLLVGPNAKYNDNLETSREGIDEILYKSKKTIKDIPVDRILNTFSGLRPKINGGDFIIEEVKDCKNFINVIGIDSPGLTAAPAIGEYVVDIISDIINLKEKENFKEIRKKMIRMSELSIEEKNKLIAINPSYGKMICKCEFVTEGEIIDAIKRPLGATTLDGIKRRTRAMMGGCQGTGCMIPISMILSKELGIDISEVNKNSKSSIAVGFKED; encoded by the coding sequence ATGAAAGACATTGCTGTAATAGGGGCAGGAGTAGTAGGTTGTGCTATAGCTAGGGAATTATCAAAATACGACTTAGATGTAGCTATAATAGATAGGAATAAAGATGTAGCTGAAGGAATATCAAAAGCTAATAGTGGTATTATACATGGTGGATACAATGAGAAACAAGGTACTTTAAAAGCTAAGTTAAATCTAAGAGGAAATGAAATGATGGATGATTTAGCTAATAAATTACAATTTCCTTTTAAAAGAAATGGAGCTTTAGTATTGGCTTTTAATGAAGAAGAATTAGAAAGTATAAAAAAATTAAAGTCTAATGGAGAAGAAATAGGAGTTAAGGGATTAGAAATTTTAGACAAAGAAAAAGTTTTAAGTATAGAAAAAAATATAAATAAAGATGTATTAGGGGCTTTACATGTAAAGACATCAGGTATAGTAAGCCCATATGAAATGGCTTTAGCTTTTGCTGAAAATGCAGTAGAAAATGGAGTTGATTTTATACTAGGAAAAGCTGTTGTAGATATAAAATTAGAAAATAATATATATAAAATACATTTAGAAGATGAAGAAGTAATAGAAAGTAAAATAGTTGTAAATGCATCAGGATTATGTGGTGCACATTTAAACAATCTAGTTAGTGAGATTAAATATGAAATAGAACCTGTAAAAGGAGAATACTGTTTATTTGATAAAGTTTCAGGTAACTTATGTGAAAAGACTCTATTTCAAGTTCCAAGTAAATTAAGTAAAGGTGTATTAGTAACTCCTACAGTAGATGGAAATCTATTAGTAGGTCCAAATGCTAAATATAATGATAATTTAGAAACTTCAAGAGAAGGTATAGATGAAATATTATATAAAAGCAAAAAAACTATAAAGGATATACCGGTAGATAGAATATTAAATACTTTTAGTGGATTAAGACCTAAAATAAATGGTGGAGATTTTATAATTGAAGAAGTTAAAGATTGTAAAAATTTTATAAATGTAATAGGTATAGATTCACCAGGATTAACAGCGGCACCAGCTATTGGTGAGTACGTAGTTGACATTATATCAGATATTATTAATTTAAAGGAAAAAGAAAACTTTAAAGAAATTAGAAAAAAAATGATTAGAATGTCAGAGTTAAGTATAGAAGAGAAAAATAAATTAATAGCTATAAATCCATCATATGGAAAGATGATATGTAAATGTGAGTTTGTTACAGAAGGGGAAATAATAGATGCTATAAAAAGACCATTAGGTGCAACAACTCTTGATGGAATAAAAAGAAGAACTCGTGCCATGATGGGTGGGTGCCAAGGAACAGGATGCATGATACCTATAAGTATGATATTAAGCAAAGAATTAGGAATAGATATAAGCGAAGTAAATAAAAATTCTAAATCTTCAATAGCTGTTGGATTTAAGGAGGATTAA
- a CDS encoding FUSC family protein — protein sequence MKVKIDIKKQIKNMKIFLISAIAIFSFMIFGKENVLIGIATVSIAASMFGENHTINVPRRIIILSLIQIVIGVAAYIASLDIFLAYIVSLILSFWIYYRFSYELKTPKTAGFMMLYILLLYYPVTFSQMPKRILALIFSSFVIMALYYIITKYNFYKVTDKQITGAIDLIKKEIDLLLDNKNIKNENKKVSILLKTIQINIYEVIEKSSKELDDIYILEVIVILLKKINTTISYIKENEIYEDRLLKLKCILEDVNLYILGKKDIKDIKITFRKYYNELELENIEGDLARYNYYNLRLAIDETCRYIEDKSRGEKIRKRLNLQKKLKSNIDIFKNNFNMSSLRFNIALKASLVISTFVFIVGYFNIYEGKWIVLSLALILLPYAEQGSKKAIDRVVGTVVGAIIFELIYRMIDKNIILIGAVFLIALYFALSIKKYNIRCIFTTMTAILAVKMLQPSAVIFKLLEDRVIFVLIAAIVAWLAMNMVFPYRIKNDMKNIMKKYVDFDNETLDSIVQGTISKKDIETITIKNNYFWMRINYINKQMNLSCIEEFLSKQNDIFTNINFTILISGSSKDKSILIKKLLEKLNPNLNEEDLFKVYKNIFETSKNDLEKSLIISLYRIYLDKKDIDMLESEIIEKLNIA from the coding sequence ATGAAAGTGAAAATTGACATTAAAAAACAAATAAAAAATATGAAAATATTTCTTATATCTGCAATAGCTATATTTTCATTTATGATATTTGGAAAAGAAAATGTTTTAATAGGAATTGCGACAGTTTCTATAGCAGCTAGCATGTTTGGTGAGAATCACACAATAAATGTTCCAAGAAGAATAATCATATTATCTTTGATACAAATAGTTATAGGAGTTGCAGCTTATATTGCAAGTTTAGATATTTTTTTAGCATATATAGTTAGCTTGATTTTAAGCTTTTGGATATATTATAGATTTAGCTATGAACTTAAAACGCCAAAAACTGCTGGATTTATGATGTTATATATACTTTTACTTTATTATCCAGTAACATTTTCACAGATGCCTAAAAGAATATTAGCTCTTATATTTTCATCATTTGTGATAATGGCTTTATATTATATAATAACTAAATATAATTTTTATAAAGTTACTGATAAGCAAATTACAGGTGCTATAGACTTAATAAAAAAAGAGATAGATTTATTATTAGATAATAAAAATATAAAAAATGAAAACAAAAAAGTAAGTATCTTACTTAAAACTATACAAATCAATATATATGAGGTTATAGAAAAATCTAGTAAAGAATTAGATGATATATATATATTAGAAGTAATAGTAATACTATTAAAAAAAATAAATACTACCATAAGTTATATAAAGGAAAATGAAATATATGAAGATAGATTACTAAAATTAAAATGTATTCTTGAAGACGTAAATTTATATATCTTAGGTAAAAAAGATATAAAAGATATAAAAATTACATTTAGAAAATACTATAATGAATTAGAATTAGAAAATATAGAAGGTGATTTAGCTAGATATAATTACTATAACTTAAGGTTAGCTATAGATGAAACTTGTAGATATATAGAAGATAAATCTAGAGGTGAGAAGATAAGAAAGAGATTAAATTTACAAAAAAAGTTAAAATCAAATATAGATATATTTAAAAACAATTTTAACATGTCATCTCTAAGATTTAATATAGCCTTAAAGGCATCTTTAGTAATTTCTACATTTGTGTTTATAGTAGGTTATTTTAATATATACGAAGGTAAGTGGATAGTACTTTCATTAGCTTTAATATTGCTTCCATATGCAGAACAAGGAAGTAAAAAGGCTATTGATAGAGTTGTGGGAACAGTTGTAGGCGCTATAATATTTGAATTAATATATAGAATGATAGACAAAAATATAATACTAATCGGAGCCGTGTTTTTAATAGCATTATATTTTGCCTTATCTATAAAAAAATATAATATAAGATGTATATTTACAACTATGACTGCTATATTAGCTGTAAAAATGCTTCAACCAAGTGCTGTTATATTTAAATTATTAGAGGATAGAGTTATATTTGTTTTAATTGCAGCTATAGTTGCTTGGTTAGCTATGAATATGGTGTTTCCATATAGAATTAAAAATGATATGAAAAATATTATGAAAAAATATGTAGATTTTGATAATGAGACACTAGATTCAATAGTTCAAGGAACTATAAGTAAGAAGGATATAGAAACAATAACAATAAAAAATAATTATTTTTGGATGAGAATTAATTATATAAATAAACAGATGAATTTAAGTTGTATTGAAGAATTTTTAAGTAAGCAAAATGATATTTTTACAAATATAAACTTTACTATATTAATAAGTGGAAGTTCTAAAGATAAGTCTATTTTAATAAAAAAATTGTTAGAAAAGTTAAATCCAAATTTAAATGAAGAAGACTTATTTAAGGTTTATAAAAATATTTTTGAAACTTCTAAAAATGACTTAGAAAAATCATTAATAATAAGTTTATATAGAATTTACTTAGATAAAAAAGATATAGATATGCTTGAAAGTGAAATTATTGAAAAATTAAATATAGCTTAA